A window of the Butyricimonas faecalis genome harbors these coding sequences:
- a CDS encoding FKBP-type peptidyl-prolyl cis-trans isomerase — protein sequence MITKNKFVTVSYELRTAADAEPIEIADEKTPLEFICGQGQTLEYFEMNLLNLNTGNSFDFHIPAANAYGEVNEDMIVELPKDIFAEVEAEELIPGNVLPMQDSLGRHLNGTIVTVGDDVVTMDFNHPMAGKDLFFKGKVLAVRDATDEELENLHSHKCGGCHGCGSDGGCGSEHSCGDGCCH from the coding sequence ATGATAACAAAGAATAAGTTTGTAACCGTGAGTTACGAGTTGAGAACGGCAGCGGATGCAGAACCCATTGAGATAGCTGATGAGAAGACTCCCTTGGAGTTTATTTGCGGCCAAGGGCAAACGCTGGAATATTTCGAGATGAACCTGTTGAACTTGAACACGGGAAATTCTTTCGATTTCCATATTCCGGCTGCTAATGCTTACGGTGAGGTGAATGAGGATATGATTGTTGAGTTACCTAAAGATATATTCGCAGAAGTTGAGGCTGAGGAGTTGATTCCCGGAAATGTGCTACCCATGCAGGATAGTCTGGGACGTCACCTGAATGGTACAATCGTTACCGTGGGCGATGATGTGGTAACTATGGATTTCAATCACCCGATGGCAGGAAAAGATTTATTCTTCAAGGGTAAAGTGTTGGCGGTAAGAGATGCTACTGACGAAGAATTAGAAAACTTACATTCACACAAATGTGGCGGTTGTCACGGTTGTGGATCTGATGGCGGTTGCGGTTCAGAGCATTCTTGTGGTGACGGTTGTTGCCACTAA
- the aroC gene encoding chorismate synthase, which produces MNTIGRLYTLTSFGESHGEALGGVIDGCPAGIPLSEEEIQHELNRRRPGQSSVTTSRTEEDRVEILSGIFEGVTTGSPIGFIVRNKDQRSRDYDAIKDLFRPSHADYTMQEKYGVRDYRGGGRSSAREHVVRVVGGAVARQVLKRLGVSIYGYTSQVGPIALKESYHEFNLEETENNVVRCPDSVVAREMELFIRKVQEEHDSVGGVVSCVIRGVPVGVGEPVFDRFQARLGYYMMGINAAKGFEYGEGFHAASMRGSEHNDTFVMENGQVRTLANHAGGILGGITSGEDIYFRVAFKPVATIGREQQTVNRFGEEVTFVAQGRHDSCVVPRAVPVVEAMAAMLVLDMMLEAGKIPTRV; this is translated from the coding sequence ATGAACACGATTGGTAGGTTATATACGTTAACTTCTTTTGGCGAATCACATGGGGAGGCGCTTGGGGGTGTGATTGACGGTTGTCCGGCGGGAATTCCCTTGTCCGAGGAAGAAATTCAACATGAGCTGAACCGAAGGAGACCGGGACAGTCTTCCGTGACAACTTCGAGAACGGAGGAAGATCGTGTCGAAATACTTTCAGGGATATTTGAAGGCGTGACGACGGGCTCACCTATCGGTTTTATCGTACGGAACAAGGATCAGCGGAGCCGGGATTATGATGCGATAAAGGATTTGTTCCGTCCGTCTCATGCCGACTACACGATGCAGGAGAAATATGGTGTTCGGGATTACCGGGGTGGAGGACGTTCCTCAGCCCGGGAACACGTGGTTCGTGTTGTAGGGGGAGCGGTAGCCCGTCAGGTTTTAAAGAGGTTAGGGGTTTCCATTTATGGATACACGTCTCAGGTGGGACCGATTGCGTTGAAAGAGTCTTATCACGAGTTTAATTTGGAGGAAACGGAAAACAACGTGGTTCGTTGTCCTGATTCGGTGGTAGCGAGGGAAATGGAATTGTTTATTCGAAAAGTACAGGAGGAACACGATAGCGTGGGAGGAGTGGTGAGTTGTGTTATCCGAGGTGTTCCTGTCGGTGTGGGAGAACCCGTGTTTGATCGTTTTCAGGCTCGGTTGGGATACTACATGATGGGAATTAATGCGGCAAAAGGTTTTGAGTATGGAGAGGGATTCCATGCTGCAAGTATGCGGGGTAGCGAGCATAATGATACATTCGTGATGGAAAACGGGCAAGTGAGGACTTTGGCAAATCATGCCGGGGGAATTTTGGGAGGAATCACGAGTGGGGAGGATATTTATTTCCGAGTTGCTTTTAAACCTGTGGCAACGATAGGACGGGAGCAACAAACCGTGAATCGTTTTGGGGAAGAGGTGACTTTCGTGGCCCAGGGACGTCATGATTCTTGTGTAGTGCCTCGTGCGGTACCTGTGGTAGAGGCGATGGCTGCCATGCTGGTGTTGGATATGATGCTGGAGGCGGGAAAAATACCTACTCGGGTATAA
- a CDS encoding M48 family metallopeptidase, translating to MMNDEIILPGIGKVKVRRGKNIRFLSVRIAPGRGVWVNVPFGVSGRQVEEFVHTQRDWIEQNLAKIKVYEQDTGVGLGMDSEVKTKFHVLKVLACDEPRPYYKIEGKEIRLYIPRGTAYSKIAPYVENFLIEIYRMESKRYLPGRVKELAEQFGFRYRALSFRNNISNWGSCSADNNISLNVKLMKLPDEIIDYVILHELCHTVEKNHSNSFWALMEKVCPGCMQMRRRLRLYNTRI from the coding sequence ATGATGAATGACGAGATTATATTACCGGGAATCGGTAAGGTAAAGGTAAGACGGGGAAAGAATATCCGTTTTCTCTCAGTGCGAATCGCACCGGGCAGAGGTGTGTGGGTGAACGTTCCTTTCGGGGTAAGCGGACGGCAGGTAGAAGAATTCGTGCATACACAACGAGATTGGATTGAGCAGAATTTAGCGAAGATCAAAGTTTACGAGCAGGACACAGGGGTGGGGTTAGGTATGGATTCCGAAGTGAAGACAAAGTTTCACGTGCTGAAAGTGCTTGCTTGTGATGAACCTCGTCCATATTACAAGATTGAGGGGAAAGAAATTCGCCTATATATTCCTCGTGGTACGGCATACTCGAAGATTGCTCCCTACGTGGAGAATTTCTTGATAGAGATTTATCGCATGGAAAGCAAGCGTTATTTGCCGGGACGAGTAAAGGAATTGGCAGAGCAGTTCGGTTTCCGTTACCGGGCATTGTCTTTTCGGAATAATATATCAAACTGGGGCAGTTGTTCGGCAGATAATAATATCAGTTTGAACGTGAAATTGATGAAATTGCCGGATGAGATTATTGATTACGTGATTCTGCACGAGTTATGTCATACGGTTGAAAAAAATCATTCCAATAGTTTTTGGGCGTTGATGGAAAAAGTGTGTCCCGGGTGTATGCAAATGCGTCGTAGGTTACGTCTGTATAATACCAGAATTTGA
- a CDS encoding NUDIX domain-containing protein encodes MEGQYCYQYPRPAVTTDCVIFGFDGEILKVLLVERGGEPYKGYWAFPGGFLNMDETTDECAVRELEEETGLKNVFVEQLQAFSDVDRDPRGRTITVAYYALVNPVDMKVAGYDDAADARWFALADVPCLAFDHDHVLQVALHRLALKVYLQLNGIERPDEHFKKFDLKRLQALILDKI; translated from the coding sequence ATGGAAGGACAATATTGTTATCAATATCCTCGTCCGGCGGTGACCACGGATTGCGTAATTTTCGGGTTTGACGGTGAGATATTAAAAGTGTTATTAGTGGAACGGGGAGGTGAACCTTATAAAGGTTATTGGGCATTTCCCGGAGGCTTCTTGAATATGGACGAAACGACGGACGAATGTGCCGTGAGGGAATTAGAGGAAGAAACGGGGTTGAAAAACGTGTTCGTGGAGCAATTACAGGCATTCTCCGATGTGGATCGAGATCCCCGGGGACGAACGATCACGGTGGCTTACTATGCTTTAGTGAATCCCGTGGACATGAAAGTGGCCGGGTATGACGATGCGGCAGATGCCCGTTGGTTTGCTTTGGCGGATGTTCCTTGCTTGGCTTTTGATCATGATCACGTGTTACAGGTGGCATTACATCGTCTGGCATTGAAAGTTTATTTGCAGTTGAACGGGATTGAGAGACCGGATGAACATTTCAAGAAATTTGATTTGAAGCGTTTGCAGGCTTTGATTCTTGATAAAATATAA
- a CDS encoding Mrp/NBP35 family ATP-binding protein, translated as MQEVVKEIRDVLSEVKYPGTSKSIVALDMVQNIKVEDSKVDFRLVFQKSNDPFVGAVKKKCESLLKEKLGYATVEIETVFVHDLEKPLALEKVKHIVAVSSGKGGVGKSTVASNLAVALAKLGYKVGLVDADIYGPSMPKMFGCEEASPYMVEVGGKELIEPVVKYGVKLLSIGFFVDPDSATVWRGPMASNALKQMVEGGFWDELDFMLIDLPPGTSDIHLTLVQTVALSGAIVVSTPQQVALADAVKGINMFESPGIQVPVLGLVENMSWFTPAELPNNKYYIFGKEGAKKLAAEKGLRLLGQIPIVQSIMEGGENGSPVALDEDSVTGQAFIELARNVAHAVDETGETAKRVRVTR; from the coding sequence ATGCAAGAGGTAGTAAAAGAGATACGTGACGTTTTGTCGGAAGTGAAATATCCCGGCACATCGAAAAGTATCGTTGCGCTGGATATGGTGCAGAATATAAAGGTCGAGGACAGTAAGGTGGATTTTCGCTTGGTATTTCAAAAGTCCAATGACCCGTTTGTGGGAGCGGTGAAAAAGAAATGCGAATCTCTGTTGAAAGAGAAATTAGGATATGCAACCGTAGAGATTGAAACCGTATTCGTACATGATTTGGAGAAGCCTCTAGCCTTGGAGAAGGTGAAACATATTGTTGCAGTGTCTTCGGGTAAGGGGGGAGTTGGTAAATCAACGGTAGCCTCAAATCTGGCGGTAGCCTTGGCTAAATTGGGGTATAAAGTCGGGCTAGTGGATGCTGATATTTATGGTCCCTCTATGCCGAAAATGTTCGGGTGTGAGGAGGCCAGTCCTTACATGGTAGAAGTAGGAGGTAAGGAGTTGATAGAACCGGTTGTGAAATATGGGGTGAAGTTGTTGTCAATCGGTTTTTTCGTGGATCCGGATTCTGCAACTGTCTGGAGAGGACCAATGGCTTCCAATGCTTTGAAACAGATGGTGGAAGGTGGTTTTTGGGATGAGTTGGACTTTATGTTGATAGATCTTCCTCCGGGAACGAGTGATATTCACTTGACGTTGGTTCAGACCGTGGCTTTGAGCGGTGCGATTGTGGTTAGTACACCACAACAGGTGGCATTGGCTGACGCCGTGAAGGGAATCAATATGTTTGAATCTCCTGGAATACAGGTTCCTGTATTAGGGTTGGTAGAAAATATGTCTTGGTTTACTCCAGCCGAACTACCGAATAATAAATATTATATCTTCGGTAAAGAGGGGGCCAAAAAGCTTGCGGCCGAGAAAGGATTGCGTTTGTTGGGACAAATTCCAATCGTGCAGAGTATCATGGAAGGAGGCGAGAACGGTAGCCCGGTAGCTTTGGATGAAGATAGTGTCACCGGACAAGCATTTATAGAACTGGCTCGTAATGTAGCTCATGCTGTTGATGAAACAGGGGAGACTGCGAAACGAGTTCGGGTAACGAGATAA